The proteins below are encoded in one region of Neorhodopirellula lusitana:
- a CDS encoding protein-disulfide isomerase — MSIDTYAICPCGSGKKIKFCKCKDSVHELDRVLKMVEGGQLVPALDRLAAVLDEHPDAAWALAIRGRLLMDLREYQSLQENAERFTRLQPSNPLALTQSAAAAMFSQDLGKATELMLEALTESGQTVDSFVLDVSSLLAYGLAGNGILLTARIYATLAFVSDGYEGSNMAANVLQQINRDPNINLLAKVMPDLIKRPDDVDWAERYDEAALLLANNKIVLAENKFDSLQRSAPLQPAVLSGLLTCAIWRGDFDKQIELLKKLAQCESLSLDERAKYLAMSFVVGPESASVSVEKLLFRGDIEAIDEVMMALTAHSRFANLPAEVLQQLKGDQEVGPRAAYQLLDRDAVESDGIPPTDQIPEAIGLVTVYGKETDRAARVEIIGVNAALESTVREVLASAIPNVEFTSEVEGTLPLAVSAMPQPGGLKLKDAAEFEAVQKDLFADRVLNNLANTALPLLDGRSLAEASGDESKLVERAAVVRYLESEDSLVSRDETIVDRLYEVAGVAKPEPIKPTGDEVEDVQAYDLNRIDVSELSTENLVYLIQRAQQVSATQVGRAASQRLIGMDIPAEGELAGAKLLGYSFLLQHATGGDEAIENLEAAKEYATANKMSTASLLLTELPLRLRRAEPDKFQECVQTIVSQHGNDPEVMGQLQQMLVQFGLIRPDGSPAQQPQAGPASAADGGGLWTPDGGGAPAAPAGGDSGSKLWVPGMD, encoded by the coding sequence ATGTCGATCGATACCTACGCGATTTGCCCGTGCGGTAGCGGAAAAAAAATCAAGTTTTGTAAGTGCAAGGATTCCGTTCACGAGCTTGACCGGGTTCTGAAAATGGTTGAGGGTGGGCAGCTTGTGCCTGCACTGGATCGCTTGGCTGCAGTACTGGATGAACACCCCGATGCGGCATGGGCGCTGGCGATCCGCGGGCGTTTGTTGATGGATTTGCGGGAATATCAGTCGCTGCAAGAGAACGCCGAACGCTTCACTCGGCTGCAGCCTTCCAACCCGCTGGCACTGACTCAAAGTGCCGCCGCGGCGATGTTCAGCCAGGATTTGGGCAAGGCGACGGAGTTGATGTTGGAGGCGTTGACCGAGAGCGGCCAAACGGTCGATTCGTTCGTTTTGGACGTCTCGTCGTTGTTGGCGTACGGTTTGGCGGGCAACGGAATCCTGTTGACTGCACGAATTTATGCGACGCTGGCGTTCGTTTCGGACGGCTACGAAGGCAGCAACATGGCTGCCAACGTGCTGCAGCAGATCAACCGCGACCCGAACATCAACCTGCTGGCCAAGGTGATGCCGGACCTGATCAAACGTCCGGACGACGTGGATTGGGCCGAGCGATATGACGAGGCTGCGTTGTTGCTAGCAAACAACAAGATTGTCCTGGCTGAGAACAAGTTTGATTCGCTGCAGCGGTCCGCTCCGCTTCAGCCGGCGGTTTTGTCCGGTTTGCTGACCTGTGCGATTTGGCGAGGCGATTTCGACAAGCAGATTGAGCTGTTGAAGAAGCTCGCTCAGTGCGAAAGTTTGTCGTTGGACGAGCGAGCGAAGTACCTGGCGATGAGTTTCGTCGTGGGCCCTGAATCGGCATCCGTGTCGGTTGAAAAGCTTCTGTTCCGTGGTGACATCGAAGCGATTGATGAAGTCATGATGGCGTTGACGGCCCATAGCCGCTTTGCCAACTTGCCCGCTGAGGTCCTGCAGCAGTTGAAGGGCGACCAAGAAGTTGGCCCGCGAGCAGCCTATCAATTGCTTGACCGCGACGCTGTGGAGAGCGATGGGATTCCACCAACGGACCAAATTCCCGAAGCAATCGGTTTGGTCACGGTATACGGAAAAGAAACCGATCGTGCGGCGCGGGTCGAAATCATTGGCGTCAATGCTGCGTTGGAATCGACCGTTCGTGAGGTCTTGGCCTCGGCGATCCCGAACGTGGAGTTCACTTCGGAAGTGGAAGGCACCTTGCCACTGGCTGTTTCGGCCATGCCACAGCCTGGTGGTTTGAAGCTGAAGGATGCTGCAGAGTTCGAAGCGGTCCAGAAGGATCTGTTTGCTGATCGAGTCTTGAATAACTTGGCAAATACCGCTTTGCCGTTGCTGGATGGTCGCAGTTTGGCGGAAGCTTCCGGTGACGAGTCGAAGCTGGTCGAGCGAGCCGCAGTGGTTCGTTATCTGGAAAGCGAAGACAGCTTGGTTTCCCGCGACGAAACCATTGTCGACCGATTGTACGAAGTAGCCGGAGTTGCCAAGCCAGAGCCGATCAAACCGACCGGCGACGAAGTGGAAGATGTCCAGGCATACGATCTGAACCGGATCGATGTCAGCGAGTTGTCCACTGAAAACTTGGTGTACTTGATCCAGCGGGCGCAACAGGTTTCGGCGACACAGGTCGGTCGAGCCGCGTCGCAGCGTTTGATCGGGATGGACATTCCGGCCGAAGGTGAACTTGCGGGTGCGAAGTTGCTGGGCTACTCGTTCTTGTTGCAGCACGCGACGGGTGGGGACGAAGCGATCGAGAACCTGGAAGCAGCCAAGGAATATGCAACCGCGAACAAGATGTCGACGGCATCGCTGTTGTTGACTGAATTACCGCTTCGCTTGCGTCGTGCCGAGCCTGACAAGTTCCAAGAGTGCGTGCAGACGATCGTCAGCCAGCACGGCAATGACCCCGAAGTGATGGGGCAATTGCAGCAGATGCTGGTTCAGTTCGGCTTGATTCGTCCAGACGGTTCGCCTGCTCAACAGCCGCAAGCAGGTCCTGCTTCAGCGGCCGATGGGGGCGGGTTGTGGACGCCTGATGGTGGCGGAGCACCTGCGGCACCCGCCGGCGGTGATTCGGGCAGCAAGCTGTGGGTACCCGGGATGGATTGA